One part of the Streptomyces lienomycini genome encodes these proteins:
- a CDS encoding TIGR03936 family radical SAM-associated protein, with amino-acid sequence MQRIRLRYTKRGRLRFTSHRDFQRAFERALRRAEVPMAYSAGFTPHPKVSYANAAPTGTGSEAEYLEIALTQPRDPERLRLLLDASLPAGLDVVDAVEARTSGLADRLTASVWELRLDGVEPAVAEAAVAAFDAAPVVEVQRRTKNGVRTFDTRSAVAHLETLTTHGAPADRPTDRPCAILRLVVRHVTPAVRPDDVLSGLRAVADLAPPVPAAVTRLAQGLFDEETGAVTDPLAPDREAEAPEPQPAAAPAAAKAPA; translated from the coding sequence GTGCAGCGCATCCGACTGCGCTACACCAAGCGCGGCCGCCTCCGGTTCACCAGCCACCGTGACTTCCAGCGCGCCTTCGAGCGCGCGCTGCGCCGCGCCGAGGTGCCGATGGCGTACTCGGCGGGGTTCACCCCGCACCCGAAGGTGTCCTACGCCAATGCCGCACCCACCGGCACGGGCAGCGAGGCGGAGTACCTGGAGATCGCGCTCACCCAGCCCCGGGACCCGGAGCGGCTGCGGCTGCTCCTCGACGCGTCGCTGCCCGCCGGGCTCGACGTCGTCGACGCGGTCGAGGCCCGTACCTCCGGGCTCGCCGACCGGCTGACGGCCTCCGTCTGGGAGCTGCGGCTGGACGGGGTGGAGCCCGCGGTGGCCGAGGCCGCCGTCGCGGCCTTCGACGCGGCCCCCGTGGTGGAGGTGCAGCGCCGCACCAAGAACGGTGTCCGCACCTTCGACACCCGCTCCGCCGTCGCGCACCTGGAGACCCTCACCACGCACGGTGCACCGGCTGATAGGCCGACCGACCGGCCCTGTGCGATACTGCGGCTGGTTGTTCGGCACGTGACGCCTGCCGTACGACCCGACGACGTCCTGTCCGGTCTTCGCGCCGTGGCCGACCTGGCGCCGCCGGTCCCCGCAGCGGTGACCAGGCTGGCGCAGGGGCTGTTCGATGAAGAGACCGGTGCGGTGACCGACCCGCTCGCGCCCGACCGCGAGGCAGAAGCGCCCGAGCCGCAACCGGCCGCCGCTCCCGCCGCCGCGAAGGCGCCGGCGTAA